Within Chloroflexota bacterium, the genomic segment CAATGAGCAGATTATACTTATTGCGCAGATATTGCACGATGGCCTCATCCATTTCATCACCTGCCACCCGCAGCGAACGGGAAACCACCGTGCGTCCCACCGAAAGCACCGCCACCTCGGTGGTGCCGCCGCCAATATCCACAATCATGTGCCCTTGAATATCGCCAATGGGCAACCCGGCACCGAGGGCTGCGGCTACCGGCTCTTCAATAAGGTGGGCTTCTCGCGCCCCGGCCGCCATGGCCGCGTCGTACACGGCGCGCATTTCCACCTCGGTCACGCCGGCAGGCACGCCGATCACCACCCGGGGGTAAGGTGCGGGCACGATGCTCTGTTCGTGCGCCTTCCCGATGAGGTGCTCTAACATGGCTTCGGTGATGTCGAACTCGGAAATCACACCATCGCGCAGCGGGCGGATGACCAGGACGTTGGCAGGCGCACGCCCGGCCATTCGCTTGGCCGTGCTACCCACGGCCAAGGGCTGGCGGGTGCGCTTGTCGACCGCGACCCAGGAAGGCTCATTCACCACAATACCTTTACCACGGATGTAAACCAGGGTATTGGCTGTACCCAGGTCGATGCCGATATCCAGCGCAAAAAAACTCAGCAGCCAACTGATTGGATTAAACAAAACACAGGCTCCTGCAAGGGAATAGGCTTACCGTGCGTTAAGCGCGTCCATTATACCATTGCGAAAAACGAGTGCATTAAAGCAGCAGGAACGGCGGAACCGAAACGCGTTGAAATTGAAAGGATGGCTCCCAGGGCGGCAGGGTGATGACCTTACTGGAAAACGCGCATCCGCCCTTTTCCCAGCAGGCGATGGTATAATGGAAAACACAGCGGGTAGCAGCAATCCGAGCGCGCGCGGCTACCCCGCGCTGCGATTTCGTGTTAGAGGAGTTTTGTATGTCCGGTCATTCCAAGTGGTCAACCATCAAGCGCAAGAAAGCCGCCGAAGATGCCAAGCGCGGTAAAATCTTCACCCGCCTGGCGCGGGAAATCACCTTAGCGGCGCGGGAAGGCGGCGGCGATCCGGAAGCCAACGTCCGCCTGCGGCTGGCCATCGAGCGCGCCAAAGCCGCCAACATGCCCAAAGACAACATCGAGCGCGCCATCAAGCGCGGCACCGGCGAAGACAAAGAAAGCGGCAACTTTGAGGAAATCTACTACGAAGGCTATGCCCCCCACGGCGTCGCGCTGATGATTTACTGCGTGACCGACAACCGCAACCGCACCGTCTCCGACGTCCGGCACATCCTCAGCCGGTACGGCGGCAGCATGGGCGAGGGCGGCTCGGTAGCGTGGCAGTTCGAGCGGATGGCCTACTTCGCCATCCCCGCCGAAGGGCAAGACCCCGACGCCATCTTCGAACTGGCCGTGGAAGGCGGTGCCGACGACGTCAAATTCGACGACGACCTGATCGAAATCTTCGGGCCGGTCGATTCTTTCAAGACCATCGGCGACCAGTTGCGCCAGGCGGGCATCCAGCCCGACGAAGCCGGGCTGAAAATGATCCCCAAGCAAGAAATGGAACTTTCCCCCGATGAAACCATCCAGGTGCTCAAGGTCATCGAAGCCCTGGAAGAACTGGACGACGTCCAGGAAGTATATTCCAACCTCAACATCAGCGAAGAAGCCCTCGCGAAGATGGAAGCCGCCTGAGCGCGGCTCGCGGGAGCACTTTTCAGGCCGCTGAGGCGCTGCATGCGCGGCAAGCGGGAAGCCGCACAGCGGTGGTTGCCTCGGTGGCCTTTTCATAGGTGCAGCCTGTGCTCGTTCTTGGACTTGACCCCGGCACCGCCACCACCGGTTACGGCCTGGTAGAAGCCGCCGCCGACGGCGCCATGACGGCCATAGACTACGGGGTCATCCTCACACCGGCCAAAACACCCCTGGCCGAGCGCCTGCACATGCTCTACGACCGGCTGCAAGGGCTGCTGGAGCGTTACCACCCCGATGGTGCGGCGGTCGAAAAACTGTTCTTTCAGAAAAACGTCACCACGGCGATGAGCGTGGGGCAGGCGCGGGGCGTGCTGCTGCTGGCGCTGGCCCAGGCCGGACTGGCCGTGGCCGAATACACGCCCAACGAAATCAAGGAAGCCGTGACCGGCTACGGCAGCGCCGGAAAAGCCCAAATGCAACGCATGGTGCAAATGCTGCTGGGGCTGGAAAGCCCCCCTCGCCCCGACGACGCCGCCGACGCCCTGGCCGTCGCCCTCTGCCACGCCCAGCACCTCCGCTGGCAAACCCACCTTGCCGAGAGGCAGCCATGATTGCCTTCCTGGAAGGCACCCTCGCCGCCCGCCACGAAGACCGACTGACCGTGCAAATCGGCGCGATGGGACTGTGGGTGTTCGTGCCCCGCCCCCTGGCCGAGCGGCTGACGGTGGGGCAGCCCGTGGCGTTGCACACGCACCTGGTGGTGCGGGAAGATGCCCTCACCCTCTACGGCTTCGAAACCGCCGAAGCGCGTGACCTCTTCATCCTGCTGCTGGGCGTCAACGGTGTGGGGCCGCGGCTGGCGCTGGCCATCCTTTCGGCGCTTACCCCGGCGGCGCTGCGGCGCGCCGTTTTCCAGGAACAGGCCGACGTCTTCCAGCGGGTGCCCGGCGTGGGCAAGAAAACCGCCCAGAAAATCGTGTTGCACCTGCAAGACCGCCTGCGCCCCGAAGATACCCTCACTGCCGTGGCCGCTCTGCCCGATGCCGACGGCGAAGTGCTGGAAGCCCTCATCGCCCTGGGCTACAGCGTGGTGGAAGCCCAAACCGCCATCCAGTCCCTGCCGGGCGATGCCCCCCCCGATGTGGAAACGCGCCTGCGGCTGGCGCTTCAATCTCTGAGCCGCTAATTCCCCTTTTTGGAGTTCTGTTATGGCTGAAGAAAGCAACACCCTTCCCGAAAGCGAAATCGTCGCCCCCGAAGCCGAAAGCGAAACCCCGGCTACCTGGCACGACCCCGCCAAAGTGCTCCGCTTTGCCGTCATTGCCCGCGTCACCGCTCGCATTCTGCTGGCCCTCATCGTCGTGGGGCTGGGTTATGTCAC encodes:
- a CDS encoding rod shape-determining protein, with translation MFNPISWLLSFFALDIGIDLGTANTLVYIRGKGIVVNEPSWVAVDKRTRQPLAVGSTAKRMAGRAPANVLVIRPLRDGVISEFDITEAMLEHLIGKAHEQSIVPAPYPRVVIGVPAGVTEVEMRAVYDAAMAAGAREAHLIEEPVAAALGAGLPIGDIQGHMIVDIGGGTTEVAVLSVGRTVVSRSLRVAGDEMDEAIVQYLRNKYNLLIGEQMAETIKIQIGSAHPLPEEKTTVVRGRNLVTGLPEAVEVSSIEIREAIAGPVQTIMDTIRDTIDEAPAAIIADLMESGITLAGGGAQLQGLAERITDELNLRAWVADDPQSCVARGAGMVLEDFRTNGQFLVDMENIA
- the ruvA gene encoding Holliday junction branch migration protein RuvA, translating into MIAFLEGTLAARHEDRLTVQIGAMGLWVFVPRPLAERLTVGQPVALHTHLVVREDALTLYGFETAEARDLFILLLGVNGVGPRLALAILSALTPAALRRAVFQEQADVFQRVPGVGKKTAQKIVLHLQDRLRPEDTLTAVAALPDADGEVLEALIALGYSVVEAQTAIQSLPGDAPPDVETRLRLALQSLSR
- the ruvC gene encoding crossover junction endodeoxyribonuclease RuvC, with protein sequence MLVLGLDPGTATTGYGLVEAAADGAMTAIDYGVILTPAKTPLAERLHMLYDRLQGLLERYHPDGAAVEKLFFQKNVTTAMSVGQARGVLLLALAQAGLAVAEYTPNEIKEAVTGYGSAGKAQMQRMVQMLLGLESPPRPDDAADALAVALCHAQHLRWQTHLAERQP
- a CDS encoding YebC/PmpR family DNA-binding transcriptional regulator, whose translation is MSGHSKWSTIKRKKAAEDAKRGKIFTRLAREITLAAREGGGDPEANVRLRLAIERAKAANMPKDNIERAIKRGTGEDKESGNFEEIYYEGYAPHGVALMIYCVTDNRNRTVSDVRHILSRYGGSMGEGGSVAWQFERMAYFAIPAEGQDPDAIFELAVEGGADDVKFDDDLIEIFGPVDSFKTIGDQLRQAGIQPDEAGLKMIPKQEMELSPDETIQVLKVIEALEELDDVQEVYSNLNISEEALAKMEAA